A window of Magallana gigas chromosome 8, xbMagGiga1.1, whole genome shotgun sequence genomic DNA:
aatgtttgtcaaagttaataatttttatgtaatttgatgTAATTTAACAGTATTTTTTGCCAAGCaaaattcatacatttgtaGATCTACATATTTTCccatttatgataatttaatgatttattctGAACTAATTTTTACCAGCATATCCCACTAGGACAATcggttttgaatgaaaaaaaagaaagttagATTTCCTCTTTGATATGTGTCCTCTTTTTACCCAGAGAAATTAACAAGGATGGAAACAAAATTATGATCATGAAGAAACAAGAATTTGTAATGGGAAACTTTTACTTCTGTTATGCCCCACCATGAAATAGCAGGGGCATATATTGTTACCCCCGTTTTGTCATTCTGTCCTTCTGTCATTCCATCATCATTTACTTTCCGATCATTATCTCAAAACCATTGCACACATTCAactaaaatttgatatatggaTGTATCATAATAATATACAGTTTAGTTTGAATTTGGTTTTAGTCTGATGATTTTTTACAGAGTTGTGCCTCTTGaactgtgaaaaaaatgaaaaattctctGTTTCCACTctcttacatgtacttttgaagGGATGCATATAAAAAGCTGATATTTCATATGTAGGTTATTTACAAGAAAAAGCAGATCAAGTTAGATTTTACTTCCAATCCTGGTGACCAATGATTTTTAACAAAGTTATGCTCTTGAACTTAAGAAAAAATGGGAAATTCATAGTTTCCGCTGAAGTAATGCATACGtaaagtttatatttcatataatgtTAATTTAGTAGAAAATTTAGTCAAGCTTGACCTTGATTCCAGTCTGATGATTTTTaacagagttatgcctcttgaacttaaaagaaaatgagtaatttttAGGGATTTATGACTTATTCTGCAATCAAACAAATGTTATACTAAATTTGGCATTTGGAATTTTGGTCATCCATGGGGGCATTTGTGGCGTTTGGGAGCATTTGTGGCGTTTTGGGGCATTTGTGGCTTAAAACACATCTAGttcccattaaaaaaaatttggtacaCCACTGTACACCCAACTAAAtttttcatcatcattatcattcCCATACTTTCCTCTCCTTCACAATGTAAAATTCTTgtagacttttttttaatagcatTTATTAATATAGGAGGTGTTTCGAAACAGATTTATTGCCCTTTTTTTAACTAAACCTATGTTGCCCTGATACAAAAGTGTTTATGAGTATTGGAATATTATGATTCAAAAGCAAAATATAATGGAGACAGAAACCTTTGAAAGATTTCTTTTATctcttgtattatcaatttaatgATTAGAAAATTTTGTGATACATTTTTTATCTGATGTGTTTCGATCATTTTCTGGATCCTTGGTGAGattgtaaaaaacaaattagaaaaattGTTATGCAATGAAATGGATACACCTGATATTGTATTAATCCTGTTAATATGTGTACGCCAGACCATGGTAAATGTATTTAATACTGTTAAAAtggtaaatatattgcattagATTTTAATataggaaaaaaaagaaatatgtatagTGAATGACAAGTCAATGAGTTTGGAATATTTACCAGACTTGttacaaatgtaaacatttctggTGATTTTCTGAAATCAagtacaaaatcattttttcagaAGTTGGGTATTgatggaaaaaaaagttttgtccACCTGTTTGTTTGGTTATCATTTAACTATATTCTATACCTATACACCTGACTACTGACTTGGTGCATGCAACATGATTTAATCctgtgtaaaaattcaaccacacattgtggccccaccctaccaagGGGATCATGatctgaacaaacttgaatctgtgctatctgaggatgcttccacaaaagtttcagcttgtttttgactaaaatcaaaTACTTATGAATCTCCAGTACTCTTACCACACTGTAAACATGGAAGTCTATGTTAGAATACCTATCATATTTATCTATTTCAAAGGCACTGAGAAATACgttgtttttgttgattttttcagAATATCATGGTCATGGGTCCAGGAACAGTGCTGTTTCTGGGATGTATAGGCTACATAATCTACATGAGGATGAACGAAGATAAAAATAGCTACACCGCCATGAATGCAGATGGGACCTTGACGAGACGAGAGAAAACTTCGCGCTGGGACTGACTTCCTCTCTTTGTTCATGTAAAGTGTTTTGTTATAATTGTGTATTTAATGCTGTTAACTCCTAGTAACCTAATGCTTGGGTTACTGTTAAGTTGTGACTTAGAAGACAGGAAGTTTTAAAACTGTGATGTGATGAATGTTATGTAACATTACTTGTGTTTAATATGATAACTGTTATTTATATGTAATTGAATATGTGTATATAATAGTTTATgatgataatattataaaagcaaaaaattGATGACTTTAGTATGGGGTTGTAATTTACTTGGTGTTATATACGATGTAATCCCTTATTGTGCACTTGCGTTTAGAACATACCAACAAGAAGATATTTGGATTATACATCCTATCCATTTACTTTGGCAATGAATTATTCGATATTGTTCTTTTAGGCTGTAATTTGTTTATGCAAAACTTTGGATGGTACTTTATAAGtcaatcagagagagagagagagagacagagagagacagagagagacagataGATGAGTAGAGAGAGGTGAAAGAGCCATATAGAtatagtgaaaaaaaatgacaataacaaaccgtcaaccatctcagaTATCcttaaaacgaaatacaaatttaaagcagagcaacacagacctccatatacatgtagatagaggtaggatcaggtgcctaggaggagtaagcatcctctgccgACCAGtcgcacccgccgtgtgctcccTGTCACATTTGGGCATGTCATAATCGATGTAAATGTCAAAATCGGGAAAATGTCATTAGAGAGAAAACGAAACGTTGATGATTTGTTTTTTGATGGTCAAAATACAATCACTGAGCCAACACGGACCTCCATTACATTACAttccaaaaagatagaggtaggatcaggtgcctaggaggagtgagcatcctctgctgaccggtcccATCCGCCATGTGCTCTTTGTCATGATGTGTGTCTagaattatgtaattttttagaGAGTAAGTGTATTGGAGATAAGTAATTTTTCAAATCTACAAAGTTTGCTATTTTGAAATTTGCATTACATTTATGATGACGATATTGTGCTCTATATAGTGTGACGATATTGTGCTTTATTTCTAATACGCTACCGCTCTCGAAGCGGTAGCGTATCAGAAcggctgattttaatcagattgcctATTTGACATACACAATTTGATACTATATCGTCAGTCGGTATCGTCTCTATCGCATCAAATAAAGACGTCATCTTTTAGGCGAAAAAAAGGACATAATATGATTGTCTGAATGAAAATCGTGTTCACGATGGTGAAATAATATTGTCGACAATTGACACACAATATAGGTTGCTGACATTGGTGAACGCGCAAACATTGATACGATATCGACGTAAATATTGACACGATATCGACGTAAATATTGATACGATATCGACGTAAATATTGATACGATATCGACGTAAACATTGATACGATATCGACGTAAATATTGATACGATATCGACGTAAAGTGAAAACATATTATGATTTAATATCTTTAATCACCTGCGCCGGTGCGATTTAACTAGATAAATTCCAATGTTAGGATTCGCTTGTCACGTGACAACGAAGTATATATGatgtcacaaaaatgcatcaaatataatgtttaacattgtTATCAATACATGTTATTCAGGTTTTAAGGAATACTCCGGGTCAAAGTagatttttgttgatttaattaGCTCTGGGACACCTCAACATTGctgctaagaaaaaaaatatataattatacttgattttattatttatttcgataggaagtacgtcacaatatatAGAAGTGTCTCATAACACCtatatgcaatatatatatatatatatatatatatatatatatatatatatatatatatatatatatatatatatatatatatatatatatatatggttataTATTGATAGATGATAGAAAGATAGACATATacttttatttccattttaGTGTGTGAGGATGGTGAATTGATATCGatatcaatatttacaatatacatgtacaataatataaaatatgtctCGGAAATAACACGGAATACGAACTAAGAGAAAACgttataaaaattattgtaaGAGAACTTCAATGCTTCAGTTTTTGACACGTAGATTGTGAATTGTTCAAACCCCGACCACTTGACCAGTATAATGGGACTGAAAGGGCGCGATGTACAACGCTTTGTGAAATTGTTATGGTCGCAGCTTATTGTACACGTAGATCGTcgcctcttttttttttaaaggggcatggtcacaattttggtcaaattttatttttctgattttattatttgcaatgctttaggaatgcatttctaatgatcaaatgaaatttgggtgccagtcgttgagttttaagcaagatacagggctcacaattcttcgtcatgtaaacaaagctcgtgccctgtttttgtttacataggttcaatataccggtaaataaaaattcaagcttgtttgtctatcttattattcttttttaagcataaataaacagttcctaacgattattacattcattttaggtataaaactggaattttcacttcaacattcaaaatgtaaataaacgctttgtttacatagcgaagaattgtaagttctgtaactcgcttataactcaaattttggttgcttattaaaaatgacttactgaagcattgtaaacattatttatacaaaataatgtttgaccaaaatcgtgaccatgcccctttaaattggGAAAGtgatacaaaaaaacaaacaaacaaacaaacttcAAACCAATCGCAACTTATCGGGCCTTTCCGGTGGAGATTGATAAAATAACTGCCGCCCGGAAAGGCCAGAGAAGGTAAAATTTACACAGCCGAGCAAATGGCCAATAGACACTCCCATCTTTGCTAGccctagccaagggttttcggtccacttcgcTCTCCATAAATGGGGAgcgaagtggaccgaaaactcTTGGTTTGCGAAGATTAAAGCAATTGCAATATACGAGGTACATGTAAGGACAATGATTGAAATTTAGAGCAGCTGCAGGCACGTTGCatcgtgtgtgtgtgtgtgtggggggggggggggcactatTTTTCGCAGCAACAATAtgtcttaaatttacatataaaaaattgaattagcaTGGAGCtgcccccaaccccccccccccccccccctccccccaaacacttttttgggagtatgtaagaaatttgaatgaaaataaggaaatgaagagtgaaattgaagttagaTTTATTTTACCCCCctccccacggattaggattttgacgATTttgaagaccttgtactgattctgatggtaattcttcattattgttattcttcttccatacattttttaaatctttataacttttttgtttgacatacgatttcattcaaattttcagggtgtATTGTAAGTTACATttggttattaaaaaaaaaaattaaaaaatcgtaACTTCTGGGTTTGAAGTATTTcccttatttaaaatttttaggggCATTCGTTTCCGGCCAAAGGCTCTGAAATGGTCCATAGCAAATAATCCAAAgttagaaatctttaaaattgacactttgaatgttgtcctctgatttttttattttagatttttctaACTGTACCGCTTGAATCAAAGTTTATGTTCtaaaaattgctaatttttagTCATGTTTTTGCTTCgtatttttttagtttgaaatattttctaaatgcatataaaaaaaacttgtgcaTAAATTAAAGGGCTTTTATTAGAGAccaaaaaaggggctggccccttaaataagtGATCTAGGCGCCCGGAAAGTCATTGCTGTATAACTAAAAACGATACATGCTACGATATTTATGTCGCTGAAAAAGTTGTTCTCCATTATCTTATCAATCAAATTGTAATATAGTATTGTTTGgatattgcgtaatatgagagTTCAAGCTTCACATGAAGACATGCATACCCACTTTGACTTTGTTGATAGGGAATAGCTCCCTGTGCGTAATAGTGTTTTAAAGTCGCAGTCAATACTTTTCTTGTCTAAATATATCCCCAACTTATCACAGacatgcctttatctgttttaGAGAGATATTACTCTTAAATACTCTGTAGTCTGGgggttacatttatttaataaattgaaaataggCATTAACTAATTTTAAAGAgttcaaatttattttcttaagcCCTGATTGGTCAGAAGTTCAGGAAATGTGAAAATGACCTCCTATCAATTTATGTCAGACCCTGacaagtgtaaggagaagggtGATGGTTTTATAAAGACTGATTGACAATCCTTTCTTGACTTGAAGCTGTAACGGAAGACgtcctcgttgcttgcaacgaacTCGGTTCTAGTTTGTTTtggtgtttttctttttttttgcttgacaagatttttttggatgagtctagTACCCCACCTTCAAAAACGAAGCTACGTGCCTGAGCTTGAGAGAATAACTCAACATCATATAATAAATCAATGTAATGGCCATGGATGATTTACAAAGCTGATTGTATGATGACACCTTAAAATTTATGACACAAATTTATGACGAGACAAGCAATTACTGAACAGTTAATTTTATAGAAGCATGCATGTCGATCCCCCGAGAGAGTCATTATTGAGGCGCCCATGTTCTTTAGTAGAAGTGATTTCTCAGAATGGAAAATTGTCtccattttatttaaatggattgAGACGTATTACATTCAACGTTTAGAATCAAAGATTTCTAGATTTTACTTGAGCAACAGTTactgcatcttcgctagccaatggttttcggtccactttgctccccagaaacatggggagcaaagtggaccgaaaacccttggcttgcGAAGATGCAGTTACTGTTTTAGATggtttcaaatttcataaatttcaaaaactttaatgtaacagaTGTTTTGTAAAACAAACCGATATTTTTCCTAGCCGAGACGGAACGACCCACAAAAGGAGGGGGagataaaaacatgtacatgtgtgtgcGGTTTTTATACATTGACGGATGATGTAAGACTGAATATAAAGACCATTCTCTAGTTCGGTTCGTCCCAACAGACTAAGCATaagttagataaaaaaaattactgcagAAAAGAAAGAAGTATCAAAAAGGAGGGAGGGATACATGTCTTTAGAGCTGACATAATCTTGTTGGGAAGGAACATATGGTTAATTGTTAGaacactatatatatacataaatatactGATAACAGCAGGGCGACGTACATCACATTGTAGGATTAACATGTGAGTAgcaatcagagagagagagagagagagagagagagagagagagagagagagagagagagagagagatccgcATAAGTCTATACACActagtttttaaaagatacatAATTAaacacaggggcatcgtatccacTCTACACTCTATCATATAtaatagagtgtagagcggatacgatgcccctgtggttGAAATATTACCACGCGCTTGTATAATATATCATTgactgatttttatttaaaaaatgaattaaactcCAAAGTATtccaaatacttttaaaaaatgaatgtaattTATCAGCATTTTTACCCCTATGGACCTCTAATTATGAATGTTTTATGTGAAAATGACATATCAATTAAATGtgttttgttctttaaaataaaatatggatAAAATATCTCgcttttgtaattttaaagccccccataaaatcaaaatgaaattggGCGTATATTTCTATCGATTTAATGAaccatttttttctgatatttaaaatcctaaatatgaatatacaaaaatatattttgaggtCCCCATTACAAATACACACATACTACCCAAATGTTTTTTCACGTAAGGAAATTCTATAGAAAATCTACTaaagaaatgtaaattttgatttcagGCCCGAGCTAGTTTGCTTAATTGTTTTTCGCGATAGGAAGAGATGTTCGGCTATGACTCTGgaaattatcaaatgttttcAGTACAAAATCATGGACATGTCCAGTGTGTTTTTAATATTCGGCGCTGTCCGTGTCTAGCTCCAAACTCTGTATATAGCTGAAGAAACATTATACAAAGTGACTGATTCACTTCCAAAATTATAGCTTAATCAACTTAGTTGCGGAAATCAACACACAAATTTATAACAGGTGTAGCGCACTTATTGGTGggacaaatttaaaattaatgaatcaCGTATTGATTTAATCTTTATGTAAAGTTTCCGATAATTCTGCTGGTGTAGTTTATGATAAAACTTACTGATTGTatctgataaaaataaaaaatacttaataaCTAAAATACGAATAAAACAACGAAATGACGCCCCCTCTATCCGTCAACCCCAACCCTACCGACACCACAAAAAAAAAGCAGATAaccaattaaataaaataaaaacaaaagaaaaaaagtccctccaaaaaacaaaagaacCTAACgaacaaaaagagaaaaaacacacaaccaagtaaaaaaaaaaatgcctcaAAAGATgtgacaaaaactttaaaaaaaaaccaccgtGGGATATTTTAGCAATCCCCACCCCCCTTTTGCGCTCCTTTTGTGCATGTCCATCTGCCATCTGTTGCTGGTCCAAAAACTAATCTATCTATTGAATGTTCTATTCAGTTAATAGTAGggtgtcaatttttttaaaattagagtcAATTTTCAATGTCATTGTGAGACGAGTTGTGGAACAAAAATTCACGTTCGTTGGATGGCATCTATAAAACAATTGAGATATATGTTATTaagtttttttcatgaaaacatacatgcatgtacatgtacaggtgtttgtttttttttgtttgtttttctttaaatctaaaCTGAACGAATTTTTGATTGCTTTCAAAGGAAAGTTATTTCAAGACCTATTTTCTTGACCAGACAAAAACACCaatattaagtatttttatttgattacgCAATTATCCCGatatttacatgaattttaGGAAGAGAACAAACTAATAGCATCTTAGAGTTTACGTCTAGTATTAGGGAGGTAATTGGATTCACCATAATCAGCAGGCTTACACTGTTTTATGCACACTGTACGTTTAGTTAACTTATTTCCAGTAATACATTAGTCACAACCTCATTAGATCTAGAGAGGAATTAGAAAACTGTGTTTCTCTTGTCCACCTGTAATCAACTACCAAAGCTAAGAACCGACAGTACAGACCCCATTTTACTCAAGTTTACTTACAACAAATAACACATTTAGTGATCATGacatcaaaaattatttgagggtcttttttttgtttctgcAGGATTTGGTTGTGGATTGTCTTTCAGTGTCACACTGTTACATCTTTTATACTTAATGGTGAgttttgtaaaatcatttagtcACGGTCATCTTAATATCACTTTACTATCCACTCGTACTACCACGGCatccattttttatatgataattaCAATGTAAATGTAACTCATTTTATGGAGCAATATCATAGATGCAGACATTTAGTAAACAGTGATACATCGCGACCAAACAAATATACTATAGCtgtaatatttattcaaaatacaattgtgaaatttgaaatatacataGACAGAAACCATGCAATGCAAactaaatattcaaatattactGAAGAACCAAAGAAAGAGATAGACAGATGGACTGAACACAAGGATTGATCTAAGAGTAATGTCCAACAAAGCATAGTGCTTTTAACGTGGGCTGTATCATAGAAACAGGTATACAAAAATTTGCCCAATCATGATATAAATTcgaatgaaaatattgaaacacacgagagagagagagagagagagagagagagagagagagagagagagaaggagtgagaaagagagagagagagagagagagagagagagagagagagatgccttaaAGATGGTTCCAATGTTTTGTGAAGGCATAAGCTttgattaaaaacaaagtacattTTCGAAAAACACCAGAAGAAAGGATTGAGCAAGCGTCTAAAATCGTTATCATTGTCATTGCTATCTGGCTACGCTCATGATCCCTCGATTTGATTGATCAGAATTTAACCTCATAGATTACACATCATATACGAAGAGaacaatgatttattatttttttataattaagtgTGAGTTAAGCATCAAGCATATTATAAAAGTGGGAATTATGAGTTTTACACGAAACGTCCTTAATCCCAGAAATGACGTCACAGGCATGCAACGACAACCCTTACCTCAAgattcttaaaacattttacatgtatctgtgcATGCAGCAATTGTGTTTTGCATCgcaattttaaaatctgaataAAAATGTAGATATTTCAAAATGCGCGTTTTCGTAGCTTGTAACTCCGCGTTTCGTGATTTTATCGCATTTGTAACATTACTTTTGGGTCAATTCTCGAACATGTACGTAAGATTTTTGATACAGACAGATAAAATGTGCCACATAGATTTCTTGATATTTCACTGAGATAATAGGACAAAAAATTGACCGACATAACACAATTCATTCTAGAAACGTAACCAAAATAACACGCAATAAGCATAATGATGTCACACAATGATACGTAACTAGATAATAAAGCAAAACACATACATATATCGCAccattaattatgaaataactgaTAAGTGAATAAACCGGCCTCATCATTTTTGAAGACATCTTACTGAGATAATATGTAAACCCCTGAAGGTACAGCTTCATGAATCACTGAGATAATATGTAACCCCTGAAGGTACAGCGTCACGAATCACTGAGATAATATGTAAACCACTGAAGGTACAGCTTCACGAATCACTGACATAAGATGTAAACCCCTGAAGGTACAGATTCACGAATCACTGAGATAATATGTAAACCCCTGAAGGTACAGCTTCATGAATCACTGAGATAATATGTAAACCCCTGAGGGTAGAGCTTTATGAATCACTGAGATAATATGTAAACCCCTGAAGGTACAGCTGCATGAATCACTGAGATAATATATAAACCCCTGAAGGTACAGCTTCATGAATCACTGAGATAATATGTTAACCCCTGAAGGTACAGCTTCATGATTCACTGAGTTAATATGTAAACCCCTGAAGGTACAGCTTCATGAATCACTGGGTGCATCTTGACATGTTTCTTTTAGATATCCATAGCTGTCCCCACTATTCCTCGGTCTCATCATTCCTGAGTCATATCGGAGTCAACGTTCACACATCCGGGACCTTTGGAATCAGTGACCTAGATGTAACACATGACCCAAAGAGTTCGTCCTGTACTGTTCTAAAGGTACTGTTattaatgaaatacaataaatatgtaTGAATTAGAATAAATcaataactttacttttattttttggactAAGCTCTAAGAATGATTTCTTAGAGCAATTCAATATCTAgctgatattgataaaaaaaatacaaccatAAAGCTCGTTGTCAAAATATCTGCCCATCTATTAAAGGTTTCCTAAAAAATATTCAGTTCTTACcttaaaattcttaatttcaATCCCAATGAcagaacaaaaataatttaatattttctggCAGATCTCTTATACtttaaattgatgattttttcatataatatatcattttttttcttcattctttttaattttcataagtCTTTTTACTACACACTCTTTTGTGGTAGATGTGAAATGTAACCCTCCCCCTCcctatattttttcttttcttccctttattttttctctctccaaTATTACAGAGCAGCAGTGAATTAAGTTATTATAAGAAGTTATGCATCAAATAAAATCTGTTACCGTAACATTACATAACTATAACTGTATTCATATATGTAAATTGTTTGGTTTCTGTCATTATTTGCtggtattttctttttctttaaaaagttgttagtaaatgaattttgacatatacatgtatatatatatttttaaattaaattgtatctATAATTGCTTGCTGCTTGTTTTCATGCTCATTCagttaaaaaatatcttatgtaaCAGTTTACAATTAAAGTACCAATATGCAATCTTGCAGGAATAATTATAAACTAatggttgttttatttttgttcatgaaGATTCcattaaaggtttttttttagattcattgTAAAGACTAGTGCTGTAAAGCCTAACTTAACCGATAGTATAAACTAAATATTATATACTTTtctttaaagctatacacgctataatttacgtcaattttgaatggcagtgaaaacgcatgtgtttgtctacttataaaagttatccttaatctgtaaattacaatggtgaattccatctcgttacaaagatatagattattaattgttcattttcctgccaggaaaatataccttttcatgaatattgatgaaggaagagcaaaccaacctcattgcgcatgtccgcggagaact
This region includes:
- the LOC105320951 gene encoding small integral membrane protein 8, whose protein sequence is MDPKKDAGDTKPDLKDKIDKQNEKFKTPGWRTLPSTSAFRAINFELYAKPNIMVMGPGTVLFLGCIGYIIYMRMNEDKNSYTAMNADGTLTRREKTSRWD